In a genomic window of Pedobacter sp. KBS0701:
- a CDS encoding SUMF1/EgtB/PvdO family nonheme iron enzyme has product MKKLLLYSFTCLSLAALLSGCSSKSGSSSKTGIPYADRKSKNNQSGAFAVATQYKRAPGPGLIPIEGGVLVVGGSAIEVPGVEPSIYNYKRQVTVPSFYMDETEVSNTDWLEYLHWIRYNFPEDREFYYNELPDTLVWRQALSYNEPYVDNYLRHPAYRDYPVVGVSWEQASRYCEWRTSRANEFILREKGILTDYRTLAGNGRGNTATMAATPRPDKPYNDAAYQNGQYNDIGKNAPIDYNTKSGAATSTAGGTTATTGGRNNQPRRTATLEDGVIMQPYRLPTEAEWEYAALGLIGNTEYENINQNKIYPWNGLGVSSAKKKTRGMIQANFKRAPGDYMGVGGSLNDKGDLTVPVIQYAPNDFGLYNMAGNVNEWVNDVYRTATFTDADAFNPYRGNYFTNKKLEDSQSGKIALDKYGNPIKENAYAGRKQTWAEKQAQAKRSDSISKSTDPQSPVASGTYQADQRGYRDRQNTLLNEEGVTLVNDKSRVYKGGSWNDMAYWLNPATRRFMQQDESSAEVGFRCAMTMLGAPEISTAGKRSFKNPPQKPYRVSRGK; this is encoded by the coding sequence ATGAAAAAACTATTACTATATTCTTTTACTTGTTTATCATTAGCCGCCTTGCTTTCGGGTTGCAGTTCAAAAAGCGGGAGTTCTAGCAAAACAGGCATTCCTTATGCCGATAGGAAAAGCAAAAACAACCAGTCTGGTGCTTTTGCGGTGGCTACCCAATATAAAAGGGCACCAGGGCCTGGCTTAATTCCAATTGAAGGCGGAGTTTTAGTTGTGGGTGGTAGTGCTATCGAAGTACCGGGAGTTGAGCCAAGTATTTACAACTATAAAAGACAGGTTACCGTTCCATCATTTTATATGGATGAAACAGAAGTCTCAAATACCGATTGGCTGGAATATTTACACTGGATCAGATATAACTTCCCTGAAGACCGCGAATTTTATTACAATGAACTTCCTGATACATTGGTTTGGCGCCAGGCTTTATCATACAACGAACCTTATGTAGATAACTATTTAAGACACCCTGCTTACCGTGATTACCCTGTAGTAGGTGTTTCATGGGAGCAAGCTTCCCGCTATTGCGAATGGAGAACATCCAGGGCAAACGAGTTTATCTTACGCGAAAAAGGAATCTTAACTGATTATAGAACATTAGCTGGGAACGGAAGAGGGAATACTGCTACTATGGCAGCTACACCTAGGCCTGATAAGCCATATAACGATGCAGCATACCAAAACGGCCAATATAATGACATAGGTAAAAATGCACCTATTGATTATAATACCAAATCCGGCGCAGCAACATCAACTGCAGGAGGAACAACAGCAACAACCGGAGGCAGAAACAATCAACCTAGAAGAACTGCTACATTAGAAGATGGTGTAATCATGCAACCTTACCGTTTACCAACAGAAGCCGAATGGGAATATGCAGCTTTAGGTTTAATTGGTAACACCGAATATGAAAACATTAACCAGAATAAAATCTATCCCTGGAATGGTTTAGGCGTGAGTTCAGCCAAAAAGAAAACCAGAGGTATGATTCAGGCCAACTTTAAAAGAGCACCTGGAGATTACATGGGGGTTGGCGGTTCATTGAATGATAAGGGAGATTTAACTGTTCCGGTGATTCAGTACGCACCAAACGATTTTGGTTTATATAACATGGCCGGTAATGTTAATGAATGGGTTAACGATGTTTACAGAACAGCTACATTTACTGATGCTGATGCATTTAACCCTTATCGCGGTAACTATTTCACAAACAAGAAATTAGAAGACTCACAAAGTGGAAAAATTGCATTAGATAAATATGGTAATCCGATTAAGGAAAACGCTTATGCTGGAAGAAAACAAACCTGGGCTGAAAAACAGGCACAGGCGAAGCGTTCTGATTCGATTTCTAAATCAACTGATCCACAATCGCCAGTAGCATCTGGCACTTATCAAGCCGATCAAAGAGGGTATCGCGATAGACAAAACACTTTACTAAATGAAGAAGGTGTAACGCTTGTAAACGATAAATCCAGAGTTTATAAAGGTGGCTCCTGGAATGACATGGCTTATTGGTTAAACCCGGCAACACGTCGTTTTATGCAACAAGATGAATCATCTGCTGAAGTGGGTTTCCGTTGCGCAATGACCATGCTTGGTGCTCCAGAAATTAGTACCGCAGGCAAAAGAAGTTTTAAAAACCCTCCACAAAAGCCTTACCGGGTAAGTAGAGGTAAATAA
- the porV gene encoding type IX secretion system outer membrane channel protein PorV, with protein MNFKYISKLAFSALSMALVFGKTNAQVTIGNTQTNGSEANNIVTAVPFLLITPDARAGAMGDAGVAVAGDVNSASINASKLAFLDKPYGFSVSYSPWLKSLVPDINLAYLSGFYKLDDRNTIGASLRYFSLGSIQLTDINQQDLGISNPNELAFDVSFARNFGKEFSLGTSLRYIYSNLASGQFSSSGQVRSGNAVAVDVSGLYKTTTTLFGKQAILSAGANISNIGTKMSYSDGGENFFLPTNFKIGGASTFTVDDFSTLTFALDFNKLLVPTQPIYDSNNNIVSGKDPNRSVPAGIFGSFSDAPGGFSEELKEVGISTGLEYWYNQQFAVRAGYNYQSPMKGDSRYFTLGLGLKYNVFNIDFSYLIANAQTSPLANTLRFGLLFNFGESKSKR; from the coding sequence ATGAATTTCAAGTACATCAGTAAACTTGCTTTTTCTGCACTCTCAATGGCCTTGGTGTTTGGTAAAACAAATGCCCAGGTAACCATAGGCAATACCCAAACGAATGGTAGCGAGGCAAACAACATTGTAACAGCAGTTCCATTTCTGCTTATTACACCCGATGCCCGTGCAGGCGCAATGGGCGATGCCGGTGTGGCTGTTGCGGGAGATGTAAATTCGGCCAGTATTAATGCTTCTAAACTTGCTTTTTTAGACAAACCTTATGGTTTTTCAGTGTCATATAGCCCATGGTTAAAAAGCCTTGTGCCTGATATTAATCTTGCTTATTTAAGTGGTTTTTATAAATTGGACGACCGCAATACCATTGGCGCATCTTTAAGGTATTTTTCTCTAGGCTCCATCCAGCTTACAGACATTAACCAACAGGATCTTGGGATCTCCAATCCTAATGAATTGGCTTTTGATGTTTCTTTTGCCCGTAATTTTGGTAAAGAGTTTTCACTGGGAACGTCATTAAGATATATTTATTCAAATTTAGCTTCCGGTCAGTTTTCATCTTCAGGACAGGTACGCAGTGGAAATGCAGTAGCAGTTGATGTTTCAGGTTTGTACAAAACAACCACAACATTATTTGGTAAACAGGCTATTCTTTCGGCTGGTGCTAATATTTCCAATATCGGAACAAAAATGAGCTATTCTGATGGGGGAGAGAACTTCTTTTTACCTACAAATTTTAAAATCGGAGGTGCATCGACATTTACTGTAGACGATTTCAGCACTTTAACCTTTGCGCTTGATTTTAACAAATTGCTGGTACCAACTCAACCTATATACGATTCGAACAATAACATTGTAAGCGGAAAAGATCCGAACCGTTCGGTACCCGCCGGAATTTTTGGTTCATTTAGTGACGCACCAGGTGGTTTTAGCGAAGAACTCAAGGAAGTTGGAATCTCAACAGGTCTTGAATATTGGTACAATCAACAATTTGCGGTTAGGGCAGGCTACAACTATCAGAGCCCAATGAAAGGCGATAGTCGCTATTTTACCTTGGGCCTTGGCCTAAAATACAACGTATTTAATATCGATTTCTCTTATTTAATTGCAAATGCACAGACTAGTCCACTTGCAAATACCTTACGTTTTGGTCTATTGTTTAACTTTGGCGAAAGTAAAAGCAAAAGATAA